In Leptodesmis sichuanensis A121, the following are encoded in one genomic region:
- the rsmH gene encoding 16S rRNA (cytosine(1402)-N(4))-methyltransferase RsmH encodes MSREQDDRESPFEFRHIPVLGQEVVTGLAIKAGGHYLDATVGGGGHSRLILEAAPAVKITGLDQDAWAIAAAQETLAPFGDRVRLYQTNFAAFDPGECRFDGILADLGVSSAQFDTSERGFSFQKTAPLDMRMDQRQALTAADLVNTWEETKLANLIYTYGEERLSRQIARRIVERRPFTTTTDLADTIFHAVPRSYRYGRIHPATRTFQALRIAVNRELEVLETFLAQAPNWLKPEGRLAVISFHSLEDRIVKHRLKESPLLQVITKKPIVAGEEEVEKNPRARSAKLRIAERIEN; translated from the coding sequence GTGAGTAGGGAGCAGGATGATCGGGAATCGCCATTTGAGTTCCGGCATATTCCGGTTCTGGGTCAGGAGGTGGTGACCGGATTGGCGATCAAAGCCGGAGGACATTATCTGGATGCCACTGTTGGTGGTGGTGGTCACAGTCGATTAATTCTGGAAGCGGCTCCGGCGGTGAAAATTACGGGACTGGATCAAGATGCCTGGGCGATCGCAGCAGCTCAGGAAACGCTGGCCCCTTTTGGCGATCGGGTACGGCTCTACCAGACGAACTTTGCCGCCTTTGATCCAGGTGAGTGTCGGTTTGACGGCATCCTGGCGGATTTAGGGGTGAGTTCAGCCCAGTTTGATACGTCAGAACGGGGCTTCAGCTTTCAGAAAACGGCCCCCCTGGATATGCGAATGGATCAACGGCAGGCGTTGACAGCAGCGGATCTGGTCAACACCTGGGAAGAAACGAAACTGGCCAATCTCATCTATACCTACGGAGAAGAACGGCTCTCGCGGCAAATTGCTCGCCGGATTGTAGAACGCCGTCCGTTTACCACGACAACGGATCTGGCTGACACCATTTTCCATGCTGTTCCCCGTTCCTACCGCTATGGTCGCATCCACCCCGCCACACGCACCTTTCAAGCCCTCCGCATTGCCGTGAACCGGGAGTTAGAGGTCTTAGAAACCTTTCTCGCTCAGGCTCCCAACTGGCTAAAACCAGAGGGACGATTAGCAGTAATTAGTTTTCACAGTTTGGAAGACCGCATCGTCAAGCATCGGCTGAAGGAATCGCCCCTGTTGCAAGTGATCACCAAAAAGCCGATCGTGGCGGGGGAAGAAGAGGTAGAGAAAAATCCCAGAGCGCGATCGGCCAAACTGCGAATTGCAGAGCGCATAGAAAACTAG
- a CDS encoding HAD-IC family P-type ATPase, which yields MSQKDEGLAPVLKGLSDREVIARRTAGQGNHVPFQSSRPYSLIFKENLFTFINAAFFTISLVMFLLGRIGDGVLVVVVIFGGVIINIYQEIWAKRKLDEIALLYRPKATVIRDGEERQVDPSEIVLGDILLLHPGDQIVVDGSIVGDGRIEVDESLLTGESDSIPKVADDPVYSGSFCVSGTACYEAEKVGTTTVAYQLMSGARAFRQILTPVQREINVVIRVFLLIACFLWILVGISFLSRSYSLNDVVQRSAVIAGLVPAGLLLAITLAYGLGAVRMIGQNVLIQQANAVESLSNVEVLCLDKTGTLTTNQIELQEVYPIGMSEADLRSLLGIYAASTKAGNKTSEALSNACPGIVHEPISEVPFSSARKWSALVFNHAGLGTGEEEIENVSEQEIEEFKIQNSKFKIPSPGTYVLGAPEILLSGEFMTPEMLHYIEEGTHQGLRVVLFAYSPEVRSLNQENAPPILPKSLKPLGILRFSDQLRPEAHETLAGFAKAGIELKIISGDNPKTVAALAKQAGLGSEITVVSGQELALMDQAQFDQTALSSTVFGRITPEQKAELVRSLRRQGRYVAMTGDGVNDVLSLKQANLAIAMESGSKATRGVADIVLLKDSFGALPHTFLEGQRIRNGIQDVMKLFLIRTFCVTLLIFATAIVTDSFPLQNKHSAIVALIGVGFPTMFIPIWAQPGAIPRRSMVRSMLHFVIPATLTLTLTALVVYLFYLVVAVLDLPPTMDPSQLDYGEPRSALVTILVMGQLLLLPFLKPPTKQWVGGEPLSGDWRYTIVALILLGVYFLIVAVPPFRHFFELTPLSPLGYLFIGLIALEWCFILRAVWRGRFLDHFLGIDLG from the coding sequence ATGAGTCAAAAGGATGAAGGTTTAGCCCCAGTTCTGAAGGGGTTGAGCGATCGCGAAGTCATAGCTCGACGAACTGCTGGCCAGGGAAATCATGTCCCGTTCCAGAGTAGCCGTCCCTATAGTCTGATCTTTAAAGAAAATTTATTTACTTTTATCAATGCAGCTTTCTTTACCATCAGCCTGGTGATGTTTCTGTTAGGGCGGATTGGGGACGGAGTGCTGGTGGTGGTCGTCATTTTTGGCGGCGTGATCATTAATATTTATCAGGAAATTTGGGCCAAACGGAAACTGGATGAAATTGCCCTGTTGTATCGACCAAAGGCCACCGTGATTCGGGACGGAGAGGAACGGCAGGTAGACCCCAGTGAGATTGTCTTAGGAGACATCTTACTGCTACATCCCGGCGATCAAATTGTGGTGGATGGCTCGATCGTAGGCGACGGTCGGATTGAAGTAGATGAGTCTCTATTAACGGGCGAATCGGATTCGATCCCGAAAGTGGCAGACGATCCGGTCTACTCCGGTAGCTTTTGTGTCAGTGGCACGGCCTGTTATGAGGCTGAAAAGGTGGGCACAACTACGGTAGCTTACCAACTGATGAGCGGAGCACGGGCCTTCCGGCAAATCCTGACCCCCGTACAACGAGAGATCAATGTGGTGATTCGGGTGTTTCTGTTGATCGCCTGCTTTCTTTGGATTCTGGTAGGAATTAGCTTTCTCAGCCGCTCCTACTCCTTAAATGATGTGGTACAGCGATCGGCGGTGATTGCGGGCTTAGTGCCAGCGGGTTTACTGTTGGCCATTACCCTGGCCTATGGCTTGGGAGCTGTGCGGATGATTGGTCAGAATGTGCTGATTCAGCAGGCTAATGCCGTAGAGTCTCTCAGCAATGTGGAAGTGCTGTGTCTGGATAAGACAGGCACCCTGACCACAAACCAGATTGAACTCCAGGAAGTCTACCCGATCGGCATGAGTGAGGCCGACTTGCGATCGCTCCTGGGCATCTATGCCGCCAGCACCAAAGCCGGAAATAAAACCAGTGAGGCTCTCTCTAACGCCTGCCCCGGCATTGTCCATGAACCCATTTCTGAAGTTCCCTTTTCCTCCGCCCGCAAATGGAGTGCCCTGGTTTTTAACCATGCCGGGTTAGGAACTGGCGAGGAGGAAATTGAGAACGTGTCAGAACAGGAAATAGAGGAATTCAAAATTCAAAATTCAAAATTCAAAATTCCCTCTCCTGGCACTTATGTCCTCGGCGCACCGGAAATTCTCCTATCTGGGGAGTTTATGACTCCGGAAATGCTGCACTACATTGAGGAAGGCACGCATCAGGGCTTACGAGTAGTACTGTTTGCCTACAGTCCAGAAGTACGATCGCTGAATCAGGAAAACGCTCCCCCCATCTTACCCAAGTCTCTGAAACCACTGGGAATTTTACGGTTCAGTGATCAACTCCGCCCGGAAGCACACGAAACCCTGGCTGGATTTGCCAAGGCAGGTATTGAATTAAAAATTATCTCTGGGGACAACCCCAAAACGGTGGCGGCTCTGGCGAAACAAGCCGGACTGGGATCAGAAATTACGGTGGTATCTGGACAGGAATTAGCCCTGATGGATCAGGCTCAGTTCGACCAGACCGCCTTAAGCAGCACCGTATTTGGACGCATTACGCCGGAACAAAAAGCGGAACTGGTGAGAAGTTTACGGCGGCAGGGCCGTTATGTAGCAATGACGGGAGATGGGGTCAATGATGTGCTGTCTTTAAAGCAAGCGAATCTGGCGATCGCCATGGAGAGTGGCAGTAAAGCCACCCGTGGGGTTGCCGATATCGTGCTGCTGAAAGATTCCTTTGGCGCATTGCCGCACACCTTTCTGGAAGGGCAACGGATTCGCAACGGGATTCAGGATGTGATGAAGCTATTTCTAATCAGAACCTTTTGCGTTACCCTGTTGATTTTTGCCACCGCGATCGTCACCGATAGTTTTCCCTTACAAAATAAGCATAGTGCGATCGTCGCTTTGATTGGCGTTGGCTTTCCCACCATGTTTATTCCCATTTGGGCACAACCTGGAGCGATTCCCCGTCGTAGCATGGTGCGATCAATGCTCCACTTTGTCATTCCCGCTACTCTTACCCTGACGCTCACTGCCCTGGTAGTTTACCTGTTTTATCTGGTGGTGGCTGTCCTCGATCTCCCACCAACAATGGATCCATCCCAACTGGATTATGGTGAACCCCGTAGCGCTCTCGTGACAATTCTGGTGATGGGGCAGTTGCTGCTGCTGCCGTTTCTGAAACCACCAACAAAGCAATGGGTCGGTGGCGAACCGTTGAGTGGCGATTGGCGCTATACGATCGTCGCTCTCATCCTGCTGGGTGTTTATTTCCTAATCGTGGCTGTGCCCCCCTTCCGCCACTTTTTTGAACTTACTCCCCTCAGTCCGCTCGGCTATCTCTTCATCGGCCTGATCGCCCTGGAATGGTGTTTTATCCTGCGAGCCGTCTGGCGCGGTCGCTTCCTGGATCACTTCCTGGGAATTGATTTGGGCTAG
- the mtnA gene encoding S-methyl-5-thioribose-1-phosphate isomerase, producing the protein MSSANPVYPVIWHIDHVRLIDQTRLPNEYDRVEIRRYEDMAMAIETMIVRGAPAIGVAAAYGMYLGARDIKTEDRSEFLAQLERVAERLRSTRPTAVNLFWAIARMIKVAQQTLGPVAHLKQVLLETAQEINAEDIKTCRQIGDYGLSVLPDFPSKLRILTHCNAGALATAGYGTALGVVRSAWTAGRLERVYADETRPRLQGAKLTAWECVQEGIPVTVITDNMAAHCMQLGMIDLVVVGADRIAANGDAANKIGTYSLALVAKAHNIPFYVAAPLSTIDFAIADGSQIPIEERNPNEVYQVGDTRLCPVGAEFYNPAFDVTPAHLIAAIITEYGAIAPANLKDELQPKQVV; encoded by the coding sequence ATGTCCTCAGCAAACCCCGTTTATCCCGTCATCTGGCATATCGATCATGTGCGGCTGATTGATCAAACTCGCCTGCCTAATGAATATGACAGGGTGGAGATTCGCCGTTATGAAGATATGGCAATGGCGATCGAGACAATGATTGTGCGGGGTGCTCCGGCCATTGGAGTGGCTGCGGCCTATGGGATGTATTTGGGCGCACGGGATATTAAGACGGAGGATCGGAGTGAGTTTCTGGCCCAATTAGAGAGGGTTGCGGAACGCCTGCGGTCAACCCGTCCGACAGCCGTGAATTTGTTTTGGGCGATTGCTCGCATGATCAAGGTAGCTCAGCAGACCCTCGGCCCGGTGGCTCATCTCAAACAGGTCTTGCTGGAAACAGCCCAGGAAATTAACGCAGAGGACATCAAAACCTGTCGGCAAATTGGGGATTATGGCCTGAGTGTCTTACCGGATTTTCCCAGCAAACTACGAATCTTGACTCACTGTAATGCCGGGGCATTGGCGACTGCCGGATATGGGACAGCCCTGGGAGTCGTTCGTTCTGCCTGGACTGCCGGACGCTTAGAGCGAGTTTACGCAGATGAAACTCGTCCCCGCTTGCAGGGAGCCAAGCTAACGGCCTGGGAATGTGTGCAGGAAGGCATTCCTGTGACGGTGATTACCGATAATATGGCGGCTCATTGTATGCAGTTGGGAATGATTGACCTGGTGGTGGTCGGAGCCGATCGCATTGCCGCCAATGGGGATGCCGCCAACAAAATTGGTACTTACAGTCTGGCTCTAGTGGCGAAGGCCCATAACATTCCGTTTTACGTAGCGGCTCCCCTATCTACAATCGATTTTGCGATCGCGGATGGTAGCCAGATTCCCATTGAGGAACGGAATCCCAATGAGGTCTATCAGGTCGGGGATACCAGACTGTGCCCAGTTGGAGCCGAATTTTACAATCCAGCCTTTGATGTCACTCCGGCCCACCTGATTGCTGCCATTATTACCGAGTATGGGGCGATCGCTCCTGCTAATTTGAAAGACGAACTCCAGCCCAAGCAGGTGGTCTAA
- a CDS encoding FAD-dependent hydroxylase, with protein sequence MTVEPAATLPSDQHSETHQPEPQLSALQHQQIDYDLVIVGGGIVGLTLACALQNSGLQIALIEAKVESAAVTRGQAYHINLLASRIFQGIGVWDQMRPEVNPIEQIHLSDANYPGIVRFFLQDLKTNALGYVAEHRVVLQALQNHLQHCPNVTYWCPVEVVTTEVQTDRVALELNQGGTTRRIRSRLLVAADGARSPIRQRAGIPTYGWQYWQSCVVAFIQPEKPHNNIAYERFQADGPFAILPLPGNLCRIVWTAPKAEAEAILALSETDFLAKLQPRYGDQMGNLSLVGQRYLFPVQLMQSRRYVQPRLALMGDAAHCCHPVGGQGVNMGIRDAAALAQVLTTAHQQGKDIGELAVLQGYGRWRWLENLTILGFTDFLNRTFSNTVLPLVVLRRLGLWGLQNIRPLKVTALKLMTGLSGRTPDLAKD encoded by the coding sequence ATGACCGTGGAGCCAGCAGCAACTCTTCCCTCCGATCAACACTCTGAAACCCATCAACCGGAACCACAGTTATCGGCTCTCCAGCACCAGCAGATTGACTATGACTTGGTGATTGTCGGCGGGGGAATTGTCGGCCTCACCCTCGCCTGTGCTTTGCAAAATTCAGGTTTGCAGATCGCTTTGATTGAGGCCAAAGTGGAATCTGCCGCAGTGACTAGAGGTCAGGCGTACCATATCAACCTGCTAGCCAGTCGGATTTTTCAGGGAATTGGAGTCTGGGATCAGATGCGTCCCGAGGTCAATCCCATTGAACAAATTCACCTCTCGGACGCGAACTATCCCGGTATTGTACGGTTCTTTTTACAGGACTTAAAAACGAATGCTCTGGGCTATGTGGCGGAACATCGGGTAGTCTTGCAGGCATTACAGAACCATCTCCAGCACTGCCCCAATGTGACTTACTGGTGTCCTGTAGAGGTCGTCACAACCGAGGTTCAAACCGATCGAGTAGCACTAGAGCTAAACCAGGGTGGAACGACCCGACGAATTCGCTCGCGGTTACTGGTGGCGGCAGATGGGGCACGATCGCCGATTCGTCAACGAGCCGGAATCCCGACTTATGGTTGGCAGTACTGGCAGTCCTGTGTTGTGGCCTTTATCCAACCAGAAAAACCCCATAACAATATCGCATACGAGCGCTTTCAAGCCGATGGCCCCTTTGCCATTTTGCCCCTTCCTGGTAATCTCTGCCGGATTGTGTGGACGGCTCCGAAAGCAGAAGCAGAAGCGATTCTGGCCCTGAGTGAGACCGATTTTTTGGCCAAGCTCCAACCGCGTTACGGGGATCAAATGGGGAATTTGTCCCTTGTTGGACAGCGCTATCTATTTCCAGTGCAGTTGATGCAAAGCCGCCGTTATGTGCAGCCCCGGTTAGCTTTAATGGGCGATGCTGCCCACTGTTGTCATCCTGTGGGTGGGCAGGGAGTTAACATGGGGATTCGAGATGCAGCCGCTCTAGCCCAGGTTCTGACTACAGCACACCAGCAGGGTAAAGACATTGGAGAACTGGCCGTTTTGCAAGGCTATGGTCGCTGGCGATGGCTAGAAAATCTCACCATTTTGGGATTTACCGACTTCCTCAACCGCACCTTCTCCAATACGGTTCTGCCCCTGGTGGTGCTTCGTAGACTGGGGCTATGGGGCTTGCAAAATATTCGTCCCCTTAAAGTAACGGCCCTGAAACTGATGACGGGCTTGAGCGGTCGTACCCCTGATTTGGCTAAGGATTGA
- a CDS encoding homocysteine biosynthesis protein, with product MRTIAEINDKISRKAAIVWTVEELKARVAEVGITQAAKEVDVITTGTFEPMESSGAIINLGHTDPPIKIRQCWIDGVPAYSGFGAVDLYLGATQVGESTDGEEVRERGGGYVIADLIAGKPVHLRAIGQVTDCYPRASFETTITKDTINQFYLFNPRNVYQNFIVGVNGGDRPLFTYLGPLQPRLGNAVYSNPGAISPLLNDPDLQLIGIGTRIFLGGGIGYVAWEGTQHFPLQKRLPNRTPIGPAATLALIGDAKQMDPRWVRGCYFKNYGPSLMLGVGIPLPVLQEEVVARCAVRDQDLVAPVVDFSIPRRVRPTFGLVSYAQLKGGRIVIDGKPVRVAPLASIYLSRQVATELKRWIEAGTFYLSEFVSAIPGDRTFLPQDVWGSQIEIN from the coding sequence ATGCGAACGATCGCTGAGATTAACGACAAAATTAGCCGCAAAGCTGCCATCGTCTGGACAGTTGAGGAATTAAAGGCACGAGTAGCGGAGGTTGGGATCACGCAGGCGGCAAAGGAAGTGGATGTGATCACCACAGGCACATTCGAGCCGATGGAGTCTTCTGGGGCGATTATCAATTTGGGCCACACGGATCCACCGATCAAAATCCGCCAGTGCTGGATAGATGGGGTTCCTGCCTACTCCGGATTTGGGGCGGTGGATCTTTATCTGGGAGCAACGCAGGTGGGCGAATCAACGGATGGGGAAGAAGTTCGGGAACGGGGAGGCGGCTATGTCATTGCCGATCTGATTGCGGGCAAACCTGTTCACCTGCGAGCGATCGGCCAGGTGACGGACTGCTACCCTCGCGCCTCCTTTGAAACCACAATCACGAAGGACACGATTAATCAGTTTTATTTATTCAATCCGCGTAATGTCTACCAGAACTTTATTGTCGGTGTAAATGGGGGCGATCGGCCTCTTTTTACCTACCTTGGCCCTCTACAACCCCGGTTAGGCAACGCCGTTTACTCCAATCCTGGGGCCATCTCTCCGCTACTCAATGATCCTGACTTGCAATTGATTGGGATTGGTACCCGTATTTTTCTGGGAGGCGGAATTGGGTACGTTGCCTGGGAAGGGACGCAACATTTCCCCTTACAAAAGCGATTACCCAACCGAACTCCCATTGGCCCTGCTGCGACATTGGCCTTAATCGGAGATGCCAAGCAGATGGATCCACGCTGGGTGCGGGGATGCTACTTCAAAAACTATGGCCCCTCCCTGATGCTGGGTGTAGGAATTCCCCTGCCCGTTCTGCAGGAGGAGGTTGTAGCTCGCTGTGCGGTTCGAGATCAGGATCTGGTCGCTCCTGTCGTTGACTTTTCAATCCCCCGGCGAGTTCGTCCTACATTCGGCCTGGTTAGCTATGCCCAGCTTAAAGGGGGACGGATCGTCATTGATGGTAAGCCAGTCCGGGTGGCTCCTTTGGCCAGCATTTATTTATCTCGCCAGGTTGCTACGGAATTGAAACGGTGGATTGAAGCTGGAACATTTTACCTGAGTGAATTTGTTAGTGCGATTCCTGGCGATCGCACCTTTCTCCCTCAGGACGTTTGGGGTTCCCAGATTGAAATCAACTGA
- a CDS encoding GbsR/MarR family transcriptional regulator codes for MLQYDYELSTCTVNLSNSLIHQEQEVREKQFIEEVGLLFEMVGLPRMAGRIFGWLLISNPPHQSPGELAEVLQASKGSISTMTRLLVQIGLIERISLPGQRRDYFRIKLNAWSELSKQRLTQIRAFRQLAERGLELLQGEDPQLLQRLEEMRDMHAFLERELPLMTERWEQQRSKSGLPQT; via the coding sequence ATGTTACAGTATGACTATGAACTGAGTACCTGCACCGTGAACTTGAGCAACAGTCTGATTCATCAAGAACAAGAGGTTAGAGAAAAGCAATTTATTGAAGAGGTTGGGCTTTTGTTTGAGATGGTGGGGCTACCTCGGATGGCCGGACGAATCTTTGGCTGGCTTCTGATTTCCAACCCACCCCATCAGTCACCAGGAGAACTGGCTGAAGTGCTGCAGGCCAGTAAAGGCTCCATCAGCACAATGACCCGATTGTTGGTGCAAATAGGCTTAATTGAGCGCATCAGTCTACCTGGCCAACGACGGGATTATTTCCGCATCAAGTTGAATGCCTGGTCTGAATTGAGCAAGCAACGTCTGACCCAAATCAGAGCTTTTCGCCAGCTAGCAGAACGAGGGCTGGAGTTATTGCAGGGAGAAGACCCCCAATTACTGCAGCGGTTGGAAGAAATGCGAGATATGCATGCCTTCTTAGAGCGGGAACTGCCCCTAATGACTGAACGCTGGGAGCAACAGCGCAGCAAATCTGGCCTACCACAGACTTAA
- a CDS encoding efflux RND transporter periplasmic adaptor subunit yields MQLPWIDKVTKRSSPWLIGLLAAGLVGVPAATFVALRNAAPKQNIAEYTIPVQQKDVTVRITANGEVIPVQRLNLNPKTAGRLAELYVEQGDRVQQGQLIARMDNRELQAQRQQALAELSKAESNLSLLKAGSRPEAIGQAQAGVNQAQAAIAAAQTRLDLANQRASRNQALAAEGAISRDRLDEVINEQRSAKANLEQAKASYNNAVQQLNQQENGPRSQEVAQAAAQVEAARANLKAIDTQIEDTIIRAPFAGIITQKNATPGDFVTPTSFASSTSSATSIVTLANDLEILAKVPEVDIGQIKPGQEVEIRVDAFPNQTFKGIVRLVSPEAKEDPTQRGVITFEVRVRIVSGKDKLRSGMTTDLAFLGKQKNNALMVPTVAIVTNKGQPGVLIPDRNNKPRFQPVTIGPNIGNETEIIEGIKPGDPVFVELPAGQKLDDVIKGMEKK; encoded by the coding sequence ATGCAACTTCCCTGGATCGATAAAGTAACCAAACGATCGTCCCCCTGGTTGATCGGACTGCTTGCCGCTGGTTTGGTTGGTGTGCCTGCCGCAACCTTTGTGGCACTGCGGAATGCTGCCCCCAAGCAGAATATTGCCGAATACACCATCCCCGTTCAGCAAAAGGATGTCACTGTGCGAATTACCGCAAATGGGGAAGTGATTCCCGTGCAGCGGTTGAACCTGAATCCTAAAACGGCAGGACGGTTGGCAGAACTGTATGTGGAACAGGGCGATCGCGTGCAGCAAGGTCAGCTTATTGCCCGTATGGATAACCGAGAATTGCAGGCCCAGCGACAACAGGCTCTGGCTGAACTCTCGAAGGCTGAATCCAATCTCTCGCTCTTAAAAGCAGGCAGTCGCCCGGAGGCCATTGGTCAGGCCCAAGCTGGTGTGAATCAGGCGCAGGCAGCCATTGCAGCAGCCCAAACTCGCCTGGATCTGGCCAATCAACGGGCTAGTCGCAATCAGGCATTAGCTGCCGAAGGAGCCATTAGCCGCGATCGCCTGGACGAAGTAATCAATGAACAGCGCAGTGCCAAAGCGAACCTGGAACAAGCCAAAGCGAGCTATAACAATGCCGTCCAGCAATTGAATCAGCAGGAAAATGGCCCCCGATCGCAGGAGGTTGCTCAGGCGGCGGCTCAAGTAGAAGCGGCACGGGCCAATTTGAAAGCGATTGATACCCAGATTGAAGACACGATCATTCGCGCTCCTTTTGCTGGCATCATTACCCAGAAAAATGCCACACCTGGAGACTTTGTGACCCCTACCAGCTTTGCTTCCAGCACCTCTTCAGCCACCTCGATCGTCACCCTGGCGAATGACCTGGAAATTTTAGCCAAGGTGCCGGAGGTAGATATTGGCCAGATCAAGCCAGGTCAGGAAGTGGAGATCCGGGTGGATGCCTTCCCTAATCAAACCTTCAAAGGCATTGTTCGCTTAGTCTCACCGGAAGCCAAGGAAGACCCAACTCAGCGAGGGGTGATTACGTTTGAGGTACGAGTCAGAATTGTCAGTGGTAAGGATAAGTTGCGCTCTGGCATGACGACCGATCTGGCATTTTTAGGTAAACAGAAGAATAATGCCCTGATGGTGCCTACGGTGGCGATCGTCACCAACAAGGGACAACCGGGGGTACTCATTCCCGATCGCAATAATAAACCCAGGTTTCAGCCCGTGACGATCGGCCCCAATATTGGTAACGAAACGGAAATTATAGAGGGCATCAAACCGGGAGATCCGGTGTTTGTAGAACTTCCAGCAGGACAGAAATTGGACGACGTGATTAAAGGTATGGAGAAAAAGTAG
- a CDS encoding ABC transporter permease, producing MDLVESGKMAVKTLTANKLRSTLTMLGIIIGNASVIAMIGIGQGAQRLASEQFESLGPNVLFVSPGSREMRNRTFDLPKTLVLEDAKAIAAQVPSIKEVAPQRQSQLPIVYRNLNTNSLVVGTTPTFLSVRSFDMAKGRFITDQDVERNTQVVALGSDLANRFFGNQDPIGQEIRIKGVTFRVIGVLQSKGAFLGNNQDDAAYVPITTLANRLTGRTSPYGLDLTFISISAKNEASIPAAEFQITNLLRLRHKITTSDDFTVQTQKDVLQIVGTITGGLTIMLAAIAAISLVVGGIGIMNIMLVSVTERTQEIGLRKAIGASQEDILVQFMIEAVILAAAGGFLGTAIGVGGVLLVGAFTPLQAGISPVAIAIATTVSGGIGLFFGVVPARRAAQLDPIVALRSN from the coding sequence ATGGATCTCGTCGAAAGTGGCAAGATGGCTGTCAAAACCCTAACAGCCAATAAATTACGCAGTACTCTGACAATGCTGGGAATTATCATTGGCAACGCCTCTGTAATTGCCATGATTGGCATTGGTCAGGGAGCACAAAGACTGGCCTCAGAACAGTTTGAATCCCTGGGACCCAATGTACTGTTTGTATCACCGGGAAGCCGCGAAATGCGGAACCGCACCTTCGATTTACCAAAAACACTGGTATTAGAAGATGCTAAGGCGATCGCGGCGCAGGTTCCCTCAATTAAAGAAGTCGCCCCGCAACGGCAAAGTCAGCTACCGATCGTGTATCGCAACCTGAATACGAATTCCCTAGTGGTTGGGACTACGCCGACCTTCCTGTCTGTGCGTAGCTTTGATATGGCCAAGGGACGGTTTATTACGGATCAGGATGTGGAGCGCAACACACAGGTGGTGGCTCTGGGTTCAGACCTGGCCAATCGCTTCTTTGGCAACCAGGATCCGATCGGCCAGGAGATCCGGATTAAAGGAGTCACCTTCCGGGTAATTGGGGTACTGCAATCAAAAGGCGCTTTCTTGGGCAATAACCAGGATGATGCCGCCTATGTCCCGATTACCACGCTGGCTAATCGTCTGACAGGCCGTACCTCGCCCTATGGCTTAGATCTCACCTTTATCTCAATTTCTGCCAAGAACGAAGCCAGCATTCCGGCAGCAGAATTCCAAATCACGAACCTGCTGCGACTGCGGCATAAGATCACCACTTCAGATGACTTTACCGTTCAAACTCAGAAAGACGTGCTGCAAATTGTCGGCACGATCACTGGTGGTTTGACGATTATGCTAGCAGCGATCGCTGCTATCTCTCTGGTTGTGGGTGGCATTGGGATTATGAATATCATGCTGGTTTCCGTCACCGAACGAACTCAAGAAATTGGCTTGCGGAAAGCGATCGGAGCATCCCAGGAAGATATCCTGGTGCAGTTCATGATTGAAGCCGTAATTCTCGCCGCTGCCGGAGGATTTTTGGGAACGGCCATTGGCGTAGGTGGAGTTCTCTTAGTCGGAGCCTTCACCCCGCTGCAAGCCGGAATTTCGCCCGTCGCGATCGCGATCGCCACCACGGTCTCCGGCGGCATCGGCCTCTTCTTTGGTGTCGTTCCCGCCCGTCGCGCTGCCCAACTCGACCCAATCGTCGCCCTCAGAAGCAACTAA
- a CDS encoding ABC transporter ATP-binding protein, producing MSTIVRLEDIYKIYGSGETEVQALAGVNLTVESGEFCSIMGASGSGKSTMMNIIGCLDKPTSGRYYLDNVDVSNLDDKTLAHVRNRKLGFVFQQFHLLPQLSALENVMLPLVYANVAERERRDRAVEALTRVGLAHRLHNRPNQLSGGQQQRVAIARAIVGHPVLLLADEPTGALDSRTTTEILNIFAELNATGMTVVMVTHEPDVARFTRRIIWFKDGRVMNQNLAPEELGHLMTAA from the coding sequence ATGTCCACTATCGTTCGTCTCGAAGACATTTACAAAATCTATGGCTCCGGTGAAACGGAAGTGCAAGCCTTAGCAGGAGTTAACTTAACCGTGGAGTCGGGCGAATTCTGCTCGATTATGGGAGCCTCCGGGTCTGGAAAATCGACCATGATGAACATCATTGGCTGTCTGGATAAGCCTACCTCTGGTCGCTACTACCTGGACAACGTGGATGTGTCCAATCTGGATGACAAAACCCTGGCCCATGTGCGGAACCGAAAATTGGGGTTTGTCTTCCAGCAGTTTCATCTGCTGCCCCAACTCTCGGCCCTGGAAAATGTCATGCTGCCCCTGGTCTATGCCAATGTAGCGGAACGGGAGCGGCGCGATCGCGCGGTAGAAGCCCTCACCCGGGTTGGATTGGCCCATCGGCTGCATAATCGACCCAATCAGCTTTCCGGAGGACAACAGCAGCGGGTGGCGATCGCCCGGGCGATCGTTGGTCATCCCGTCTTACTGCTGGCGGATGAACCCACCGGAGCACTGGACTCGCGCACAACCACCGAAATTCTCAACATCTTTGCTGAACTCAACGCCACAGGGATGACGGTTGTCATGGTGACTCATGAGCCGGATGTCGCCCGCTTCACCCGCCGCATCATCTGGTTTAAGGATGGCCGGGTGATGAATCAGAACCTCGCTCCGGAAGAACTGGGTCATTTGATGACAGCCGCCTGA